The Deltaproteobacteria bacterium genomic sequence GGTGATCGATGGCGATGAACGACCGCCAACTGTTCGAGCGCTTCGGCAGCACGTTTCCGCCGGGCCACGTCCTGTTTCGCGAGGGGGACGCCGGCAGCGAGATGTACGTGATCCAGTCGGGCGAGGTCGAGATCAGCCGCGCGCTGCGCGGGCGTGACACCGTGATCGCGGTCCTCGGGCCGGGTGAGTTCTTCGGCGAGATGGCGATCGTCAACAATCGGCCCCGGTCGGCGACGGCGACCGTGCGCGCGGAGGCGCGGTTGCTCGTGATCGACGCCAAGACGTTCGAGGCGATGCTGCGCGGCCGGGCCGAGATCGCGGTGCGCATGATCAAGGCGCTGGCTGCGCGCCTCGACCGGGCCAACCAGCAGATCGAAATTCTGCTGCTCGAGGACGCGAACCATCGCGTGGTGCAGGCGCTGCGCCAGTTGGCCGCCGACCGCGCGCCGCTGGGCGAGGGCGCCGCGGTGTTCATCCCGGTGTCGATGGCGGCGCTCGCGGCGCGCGCGGCGCTCCCCGAGACGCGCGTCGGCGAGGTCGTGCAGAAGCTCGCCGACGCGCAGCTGGTGCTGCCGGCGCCGGCGGCCGGCGTCGAGGAAGAGGGGTTCGTCATCCCCGAGGTCGGCCGGCTCGTCGAGTTCCTCGAGTTCCTCGAACTGAGGGAGCGCTTCGCCGACCCCGCCGGCGGCGACGCCTGACGCGCCGGCCGCCGATCGCGCGCCGCGCCCGGCCGGTCAGGCCGCGGCGACGCCGTCGCGGATGGCGATCGCCTTGCGCACCAGGCGTGCGTGGTCGTCGTTCTTCGAGTAGGTGAACGTTTCGATCTCCGG encodes the following:
- a CDS encoding cyclic nucleotide-binding domain-containing protein → MNDRQLFERFGSTFPPGHVLFREGDAGSEMYVIQSGEVEISRALRGRDTVIAVLGPGEFFGEMAIVNNRPRSATATVRAEARLLVIDAKTFEAMLRGRAEIAVRMIKALAARLDRANQQIEILLLEDANHRVVQALRQLAADRAPLGEGAAVFIPVSMAALAARAALPETRVGEVVQKLADAQLVLPAPAAGVEEEGFVIPEVGRLVEFLEFLELRERFADPAGGDA